A genomic stretch from Solanum stenotomum isolate F172 chromosome 8, ASM1918654v1, whole genome shotgun sequence includes:
- the LOC125872163 gene encoding protein argonaute 4-like isoform X2: protein MLSGKIVVMAEEENGGSTEALPPPPPVPLDFSPAQAEPEPVKKKVLRVPMARRGLGSKGQKIPILTNHFKVNVSNVDGHFFHYSVALFYEDGRPVEGKGIGRKVLDRVHETYDTELAGKDFAYDGEKSLFTIGSLPRNKLEFTVVLDDITSNRNNGTNGNSSPGRHGSPPNETDRKRLRRPYQSKTYKVEISFAAKIPMQAIANALRGQESENSQEALRVLDIILRQHAAKQGCLLVRQSFFHNDPKNFADVGGGVLGCRGFHSSFRTTQSGLSLNIDVSTTMIIQPGPVVDFLIANQNAKDPFSLDWAKAKRVLKNLRVKTAPANQEFKITGLSEKPCREQTFTLKQRSKDEDGEVQTSEVTVYDYFVNHRNIDLRYSADLPCLNVGKPKRPTYFPIELCTLVSLQRYTKALSTFQRASLVEKSRQKPQERMEILSNALKINNYDAEPLLRSCGVSISSNFTQVEGRVLPAPKLKAGNGDDLFTRNGRWNFNNKRFFDPAKVERWAVVNFSARCDVRGLVRDLTRLGETKGISVEAPFEVFEESPQLRRAPPVVRVDKMFEEIQSKLPGAPKFLLCLLPERKNCDIYGPWKRKNLADHGIVTQCLAPGRVNDQYLTNLLLKINAKLGGLNSMLAAEVSPSIPMVSKVPTMILGMDVSHGSPGQSDVPSIAAVVSSRQWPSISRYRASVRTQSPKVEMIDNIFKKVSDTEDDGIMRELLLDFYVSSGKRKPEHIIVFRDGVSESQFNQVLNIELDQLIEACKFLDEKWSPKFVIIVAQKNHHTKFFQSGSPDNVPPGTIIDNKVCHPRNNDFYLCAHAGMIGTTRPTHYHVLLDEVGFSPDELQELVHNLSYVYQRSTTAISIVAPISYAHLAATQVGQWMKFEDASETSSSHGGLTNAGPVTVPQLPRLQENVASSMFFC from the exons AAGATTGTGGTAATGGCTGAAGAAGAGAATGGTGGATCCACAGAGGCTCTGCCCCCTCCTCCCCCTGTTCCACTTGATTTCTCTCCAGCACAAGCTGAACCAGAGCCAGTGAAGAAAAAGGTTTTACGTGTTCCCATGGCGAGACGTGGCCTTGGAAGCAAGGGACAAAAGATCCCGATCCTTACCAATCACTTTAAAGTAAACGTGTCTAATGTTGATggacacttctttcattacagT GTTGCCCTATTTTATGAGGATGGTCGACCTGTCGAGGGAAAAGGAATTGGCAGAAAAGTTCTGGATAGAGTGCATGAAACATATGATACAGAATTGGCCGGGAAGGATTTTGCATATGATGGGGAGAAGAGTTTGTTCACCATTGGTTCACTACCTAGAAATAAATTAGAGTTCACGGTTGTACTAGATGACATAACATCTAATCG GAACAACGGGACCAATGGCAACTCCAGCCCTGGCAGACATGGAAGCCCTCCTAATGAAACTGATAGGAAAAGATTAAGGCGGCCGTACCAATCTAAAACTTATAAGGTGGAGATTAGCTTCGCTGCCAAGATTCCAATGCAGGCGATTGCAAATGCTTTGCGAGGTCAAGAGTCTGAGAACTCTCAAGAAGCCTTGCGAGTTTTGGATATAATTTTAAGGCAGCATGCTGCAAAACA GGGTTGTTTACTTGTTCGGCAATCCTTTTTCCATAATGACCCAAAGAACTTTGCTGATGTTGGAGGTGGTGTTCTTGGCTGCCGAGGGTTCCATTCGAGTTTTCGAACCACCCAGTCGGGATTGTCTTTGAACATTG ACGTGTCTACCACAATGATAATCCAGCCTGGGCCTGTGGTTGACTTTCTGATAGCGAACCAAAATGCAAAAGATCCCTTTTCACTTGATTGGGCGAAG GCAAAGCGCGTATTGAAGAACCTGAGAGTGAAGACTGCTCCCGCTAACCAAGAATTCAAAATAACTGGATTGAGCGAAAAACCTTGTCGTGAGCAGAC GTTTACTCTAAAGCAGAGGAGCAAAGATGAGGACGGTGAAGTGCAGACTTCAGAAGTGACAGTTTATGATTATTTTGTTAATCATCGTAACATAGACTTGCGATATTCTGCTGATTTGCCGTGCCTCAATGTTGGAAAGCCTAAACGTCCCACCTATTTCCCCATTGAG CTCTGCACTTTGGTCTCATTGCAAAGGTACACAAAAGCCTTGTCTACCTTTCAGAGGGCTTCCTTGGTGGAGAAGTCTAGGCAAAAGCCTCAGGAGAGAATGGAAATTTTGAGTAAT GCTCTCAAAATCAACAATTATGATGCTGAGCCTCTGCTTCGTTCTTGTGGTGTCTCAATCAGTAGCAACTTCACACAGGTTGAAGGGCGTGTGCTGCCTGCTCCTAAG TTGAAGGCAGGAAATGGAGATGACCTTTTCACCCGAAATGGCAGGTGGAACTTTAATAATAAG AGATTCTTTGATCCAGCAAAGGTAGAGCGTTGGGCAGTTGTGAACTTTTCTGCACGCTGTGACGTCCGTGGCCTAGTCAGAGATTTGACAAGACTTGGAGAGACGAAAGGAATT AGTGTGGAAGCTCCATTTGAAGTGTTTGAAGAGTCTCCACAGCTTAGAAGGGCTCCACCTGTTGTCAGAGTTGACAAAATGTTTGAAGAGATCCAGTCAAAACTTCCTGGTGCCCCGAAGTTTCTTCTCTGTCTTCTTCCTGAGAGGAAAAATTGTGACATATATG GACCATGGAAGCGGAAAAATCTGGCTGATCATGGTATAGTAACCCAATGCTTGGCTCCTGGAAGAGTTAATGATCAGTATCTCACAAACCTTCTCCTTAAGATCAATGCTAAG CTCGGTGGTTTAAATTCTATGTTAGCTGCGGAAGTTTCTCCTTCCATCCCCATGGTATCTAAGGTCCCCACCATGATTCTTGGAATGGACGTATCACATGGCTCTCCCGGCCAGTCTGATGTCCCATCAATTGCTGCA GTTGTGAGTTCAAGGCAGTGGCCGTCAATATCTCGTTATAGAGCTTCCGTGCGCACTCAATCTCCTAAAGTAGAGATGATtgataacatatttaaaaaagttTCAGACACTGAGGATGATGGGATTATGAG GGAACTTTTGCTAGATTTTTATGTGAGTTCCGGGAAAAGGAAGCCTGAGCACATTATAGTATTCAG GGATGGTGTCAGTGAATCTCAATTTAATCAAGTTCTAAACATAGAACTGGACCAGCTCATTGAG GCCTGCAAGTTTCTAGATGAAAAGTGGTCGCCCAAGTTTGTTATCATTGTTGCTCAGAAAAATCATCATACAAAGTTTTTCCAGTCTGGATCTCCTGATAATGTTCCACCAG GGACAATTATAGATAACAAAGTTTGTCATCCAAGGAACAATGACTTCTATCTGTGTGCCCACGCGGGAATGATT GGTACGACTCGACCTACACATTACCATGTGTTGTTGGATGAAGTTGGTTTCTCACctgatgaacttcaagaacttgTTCATAATCTGTCCTATGT GTACCAAAGAAGCACTACTGCTATATCCATTG TGGCTCCGATAAGTTATGCCCATTTGGCTGCCACACAGGTGGGACAATGGATGAAATTCGAGGACGCATCAGAGACATCGTCAAGCCATGGTGGTCTGACAAATGCTGGTCCAGTTACTGTTCCTCAGTTGCCCCGTCTTCAAGAGAATGTTGCTAGTTCCATGTTCTTCTGTTGA